The Acidicapsa ligni genome has a window encoding:
- a CDS encoding Ig-like domain repeat protein, protein NSSNCNNANCVAIASDVDGDGIPDIVYTNYNNNTVSISIGNGDGSFLAPVSYAAGTNPGFIAVGDFNGDGVPDLAVSNTGSNTVGVFLGNGDGTFQPQVVYGAGVSPEGVVVGDFNGDGIADMLVVNGNNNTLSVLLGNGDGTFQAQITTLVGSHAPSAVAVADFDGDGILDVAVSITSGTAASSETAIFLGNGNGTFESLAAYSPAESSSIAAADFNQDGIPDLVYSNHGGNTVSVMLGNGDGTFQTAVPYTVGSNVGSVAVGDFNVDGNPDIVAPSGNLSGGTTAILFGNGDGTFQPQVSYAAAGNGVAVADLNGDGLPDVVAINDQLSILLDAQISNYSASGISFTGSAGEHNVVASYPGISPYTASTSSPVGLTSSNTTPTLTVVSSGTPSTFGVSVTFTATITSGLTGTVRFYDAGTSIGTGTISGTTATLTMGTLAAGTHSITASWAGNTTYSAVTSSAITQVVNLPRPTLTVATSGTPSNYGGSVILTATISSGPTGTITFYDGTTSIGTGTISGTTATVTLSTLTPGVHAITAGWAGSTTYAQITSNAITQVVNKATPTLTLSTSGTPSSFNGSVTFTATISGGATGAVRFYDAGTTIGSGHINGSVATLTMSTLAVGTHSITASWAGNADYAPLTSSAVTQMVNKATPTLGVATSGTPSTDGGLVTLTATISSGPIGSITFYDGGTSIGTAPISSNTATFATSTLPSGSHTITAGWLGDGNYVAVTSSSITQTVYQNGSVTQVSSGINPVTYGQNVTFRALVNTEGGVPTGTVTFKDNGTTIGSAAVSPISTTNLLPYSQQFGGVSWSWYCGSTSNVTVNTSAITAPDGTNTATGIVVPNSLTCGGSGAWGAIDTIPTGLTARQTYTVSVWLRGQHGGEPVSFGLNDCVSGNASLTTSWQRYTFTFPEISSNVATCETNEVRGFQVIDNSVPNATFYVWGAQVEASSAEGPYITTTASAQTGSGGVASFTTNSLVVGTHSITASYSGDSSYPASSSTALSEIVGIIPVIASLSPSSGTVGTAVTITGSSFGSTPGEVTFNGVAATVSSWSTSEIIAIVPQNSASGPVVVTVGGIQSNGEIFTQLADNGTVSLSVNGSVIASIDYSSSATPSSLAENLATAASSSLVSVSAVGDQIYLESKGIGAATDYSYSVQTSYDNTDFGQPSFSASPLSGTLDAGQNQNTAATTVYSFTTPSAGGYDGVGNLLSYKDSVMGQWSFEYDTLNRLAGAVAEQSNNPDKYYCWGYDSFGNRTVQGASNTAFQAGSPTCTFASGPTVSISSTLAKYTPNNQLMATAQAPAGPLYDASGDETSDGVNTYLYDAEGRICAVSSAPVAGLTTYTGYVYNAEGQRVGKGSISSMSCDVSTNGFQPTNDYVIGPGGEQLTELDTTSGSMAWAHTNVFAAGQLIATYDPDGLHFHLSDPLGTRRVQTDYAGVLEQTCSSLPFGDGLSCTGSIQAPTEHHFTGKERDTESGLDYFGARYYASSMGRFMSPDWSAQEEPVPYATMDDPQSLNLYNYTRNNPLSGTDPDGHCCDIKDLFVGAVTGFGTYLGAEAGATAGALTGTFVEPGGGTFGGGVGGGLLGGATGGAIANKLANSIVNALSSSNSSDQSAPATGPAPAAAASPSAPLPDDANVVRGGSGAPGGGNSAEGIAAGTGTHPSGVTGFSAESAPGQSVGELAKGVPNGQVGCCTVGQVRAAGGDVVSTSGRSPNHATVTGLAPSAASKLLTPTIPNPTKVKPQ, encoded by the coding sequence CAACAGTTCGAACTGCAATAACGCCAACTGCGTCGCGATTGCATCGGATGTGGATGGCGACGGCATACCGGATATTGTTTACACGAATTACAACAACAATACAGTTTCGATTTCCATCGGCAACGGGGATGGAAGCTTTCTGGCACCGGTAAGCTATGCGGCGGGTACCAATCCCGGTTTCATTGCAGTGGGCGACTTCAATGGAGATGGTGTTCCCGATCTTGCAGTCAGCAATACAGGCAGCAACACTGTCGGAGTATTCCTTGGTAATGGCGATGGAACGTTCCAGCCACAGGTGGTGTATGGAGCGGGAGTTTCTCCTGAAGGAGTTGTCGTTGGAGATTTCAACGGCGACGGCATTGCCGACATGCTGGTTGTTAATGGCAACAACAACACCCTTTCCGTTCTTCTGGGCAATGGCGATGGAACCTTTCAGGCACAGATAACAACTCTTGTCGGCAGTCACGCTCCATCGGCAGTTGCGGTTGCGGACTTCGACGGCGATGGCATTCTGGATGTTGCGGTCAGTATTACCAGTGGAACTGCCGCCAGTAGTGAGACAGCGATCTTTCTAGGCAATGGAAATGGCACGTTCGAGTCATTGGCTGCGTATTCTCCGGCTGAATCAAGTTCCATTGCAGCCGCCGATTTCAACCAGGACGGTATCCCGGATCTGGTTTATTCCAATCATGGCGGCAACACTGTTTCCGTTATGCTCGGCAACGGAGACGGCACCTTTCAGACAGCGGTGCCTTATACGGTTGGATCGAATGTAGGCTCAGTGGCTGTTGGAGATTTCAACGTGGATGGCAACCCGGACATCGTGGCTCCCAGCGGGAATCTTAGCGGCGGGACTACAGCGATCTTGTTCGGCAATGGCGATGGAACCTTTCAGCCTCAGGTCAGTTATGCGGCTGCTGGTAATGGAGTGGCAGTTGCGGATCTGAATGGCGATGGCCTCCCCGATGTGGTGGCTATCAATGATCAGTTATCTATTCTGCTCGACGCACAGATTTCCAACTACAGCGCTAGCGGAATTTCCTTCACAGGCAGCGCGGGGGAGCACAACGTCGTAGCCAGCTATCCTGGGATCAGTCCATATACCGCAAGTACATCGAGTCCTGTGGGTCTCACCTCCAGCAACACTACGCCGACGCTGACAGTGGTAAGTTCGGGCACACCATCTACGTTTGGCGTATCGGTGACCTTCACTGCGACGATCACCAGTGGTCTGACAGGCACGGTGAGGTTCTACGATGCGGGTACATCGATCGGTACAGGCACGATCAGTGGCACCACTGCAACGTTGACGATGGGCACTCTGGCGGCGGGCACTCACTCTATTACCGCCAGCTGGGCCGGGAACACAACATACAGTGCTGTCACCTCCAGCGCCATCACACAGGTCGTGAACCTGCCAAGGCCAACGTTGACCGTGGCAACCTCAGGCACGCCATCGAACTATGGTGGATCGGTAATCCTCACTGCAACCATCTCGAGTGGGCCTACTGGCACAATCACCTTCTACGACGGCACAACTTCGATCGGCACAGGTACCATCAGTGGGACGACCGCAACCGTGACGCTAAGCACGCTTACTCCAGGTGTTCATGCCATCACTGCAGGTTGGGCAGGAAGTACAACCTATGCACAGATCACATCGAACGCCATTACGCAGGTGGTGAATAAGGCAACACCAACGTTAACTCTGTCCACATCAGGCACACCGTCCAGCTTCAACGGATCGGTAACTTTCACTGCGACGATCTCTGGCGGAGCCACCGGTGCGGTGAGATTTTATGATGCAGGCACGACTATCGGTAGCGGTCATATCAATGGTTCTGTTGCCACGCTCACAATGAGCACCTTGGCTGTCGGCACCCATAGCATTACTGCCAGCTGGGCAGGAAACGCAGACTATGCGCCGCTCACCTCCAGCGCTGTTACACAGATGGTGAACAAAGCAACACCAACACTCGGTGTAGCTACATCGGGCACTCCCTCTACCGATGGCGGATTGGTGACCCTTACCGCGACGATCTCCAGTGGACCCATTGGCTCAATCACGTTCTACGACGGGGGCACATCGATCGGCACGGCTCCGATTAGCAGTAACACCGCTACTTTCGCTACCAGCACTTTACCCTCCGGATCACACACGATTACAGCGGGATGGCTTGGAGACGGAAACTATGTGGCTGTGACCTCCAGTTCCATCACCCAAACCGTATACCAGAACGGCTCCGTCACACAGGTAAGCTCAGGCATCAATCCGGTGACGTATGGACAAAACGTTACCTTCCGGGCTCTGGTCAATACCGAGGGTGGAGTGCCTACTGGAACTGTCACCTTTAAGGACAACGGCACTACTATCGGGAGCGCTGCGGTAAGTCCAATAAGCACGACCAATTTGCTTCCATACTCTCAGCAATTCGGAGGCGTTTCATGGTCTTGGTATTGTGGGTCTACATCAAATGTAACTGTCAATACTTCTGCCATTACGGCTCCTGACGGAACGAACACGGCAACTGGCATCGTGGTACCTAACTCTCTTACATGCGGAGGCTCAGGTGCCTGGGGGGCAATCGATACGATTCCTACCGGTCTCACAGCGAGGCAAACTTATACCGTTAGTGTTTGGCTCCGTGGCCAGCATGGCGGAGAGCCGGTGTCTTTCGGCCTGAATGACTGTGTCTCGGGAAACGCAAGTCTCACTACTTCGTGGCAAAGATATACTTTCACTTTTCCCGAGATTTCATCGAATGTAGCGACCTGTGAAACAAATGAGGTACGCGGCTTCCAGGTAATAGATAATTCAGTGCCGAACGCAACGTTCTATGTATGGGGAGCACAGGTTGAAGCTTCCTCCGCCGAAGGTCCATACATTACAACTACCGCATCCGCACAGACCGGCTCCGGTGGAGTTGCCTCATTCACTACGAACTCATTAGTAGTTGGCACACACTCCATCACCGCCTCCTACAGCGGAGATTCTTCCTATCCAGCATCAAGCTCCACCGCCCTATCAGAGATAGTTGGCATAATCCCCGTGATTGCCAGCCTGTCTCCCTCCTCTGGAACGGTCGGAACAGCGGTAACAATTACTGGAAGCAGTTTTGGATCAACGCCGGGAGAGGTTACCTTCAATGGTGTAGCGGCCACAGTGAGTAGTTGGTCTACATCCGAAATCATAGCTATTGTGCCGCAAAATTCGGCCAGCGGGCCTGTTGTGGTGACGGTAGGAGGAATCCAGAGCAATGGCGAGATCTTCACCCAGCTTGCCGATAACGGGACTGTTTCTTTATCGGTCAACGGAAGTGTAATTGCTTCGATAGACTATAGCAGCAGTGCTACACCGAGTTCGCTTGCAGAGAATCTCGCCACAGCGGCAAGCTCCTCTCTTGTCAGCGTTTCCGCAGTTGGCGACCAGATCTATCTGGAATCCAAGGGAATCGGTGCGGCGACGGATTATTCCTACAGCGTGCAGACCAGCTATGACAACACCGACTTCGGTCAGCCGTCCTTTAGCGCTTCGCCACTCAGTGGCACTCTCGACGCTGGCCAAAACCAGAATACTGCCGCCACAACAGTCTATTCCTTTACCACTCCCTCAGCAGGAGGATACGATGGGGTTGGCAATCTCCTAAGCTACAAGGACTCGGTGATGGGCCAGTGGAGCTTTGAGTATGACACTCTGAATCGTCTGGCTGGTGCGGTGGCGGAGCAGTCTAATAATCCCGATAAGTATTACTGCTGGGGCTACGACAGCTTCGGTAATCGAACCGTTCAGGGGGCCTCGAATACGGCATTTCAAGCTGGATCGCCGACATGTACATTTGCATCCGGTCCAACGGTCAGCATTTCCTCTACTTTGGCAAAATACACACCCAACAACCAGCTAATGGCTACGGCTCAGGCGCCAGCAGGTCCTCTATACGACGCATCAGGCGATGAGACCAGCGACGGCGTGAACACCTATCTGTACGATGCAGAAGGACGCATCTGTGCGGTGTCGAGTGCACCCGTGGCGGGTCTCACAACCTATACGGGGTATGTCTACAACGCCGAGGGACAGCGGGTGGGCAAAGGCAGCATTTCTAGCATGAGTTGCGATGTGAGCACGAATGGTTTCCAGCCGACCAACGATTATGTGATTGGTCCAGGTGGGGAGCAGTTGACAGAACTGGATACCACCAGCGGCAGCATGGCCTGGGCGCACACCAATGTCTTCGCGGCAGGCCAGTTGATCGCCACCTATGATCCCGATGGACTTCACTTCCATCTTTCTGATCCCCTGGGTACACGTCGTGTTCAGACCGACTATGCAGGCGTACTGGAACAAACCTGCTCCAGCCTGCCATTCGGCGATGGCCTCTCCTGCACTGGCTCAATTCAGGCCCCCACCGAACATCACTTCACCGGCAAAGAACGTGATACAGAATCAGGACTCGACTACTTCGGGGCCAGATACTACGCGAGCAGCATGGGCCGCTTCATGTCGCCGGATTGGAGTGCTCAGGAAGAGCCTGTTCCATACGCAACAATGGACGATCCGCAGAGCCTGAATCTCTACAACTACACGCGCAACAACCCGCTCAGTGGAACCGACCCGGATGGGCATTGCTGTGACATAAAGGACTTGTTTGTGGGGGCGGTTACCGGTTTTGGTACCTATTTGGGAGCTGAAGCGGGAGCAACAGCAGGCGCACTTACCGGCACGTTTGTAGAGCCCGGAGGCGGAACGTTCGGCGGGGGAGTTGGCGGAGGCCTCTTAGGAGGAGCGACGGGCGGTGCGATTGCCAATAAACTTGCCAACAGCATTGTCAATGCGTTGAGCTCTAGTAATTCCTCTGACCAGTCTGCTCCAGCAACTGGACCTGCCCCCGCTGCCGCCGCTTCTCCATCTGCTCCTCTTCCCGATGACGCCAACGTAGTCCGGGGAGGCTCCGGTGCACCCGGCGGGGGCAACAGCGCGGAGGGGATCGCAGCGGGAACTGGAACACACCCATCGGGGGTCACAGGTTTTTCAGCAGAAAGTGCGCCAGGGCAGTCCGTCGGGGAACTGGCGAAAGGGGTGCCAAATGGCCAAGTGGGCTGCTGTACAGTTGGCCAAGTAAGGGCGGCCGGAGGAGACGTAGTTTCCACATCTGGCCGAAGCCCAAACCACGCGACAGTAACGGGGCTTGCACCTAGTGCAGCCAGCAAGCTTTTGACGCCGACGATTCCAAATCCTACTAAGGTAAAACCCCAATGA
- a CDS encoding DUF4331 domain-containing protein: MSHHLDSPIARQDLRLDITDLYVFRGETGTAFVLDVCHSIGKPPIPGWHPEGMYEFKVDLNGDAVEELTYRLTFEERDAQGKQKYTIRRIEGKEAVDPHAAGKVVAHGTTDETVSTPSGLRAWAGHAGDPFWIEPDVLHAVGHAFEDGTKVDLAGWDPSKAYNLFAGHTVYSIVLEIPDADLLAHAGDKKKIGVWAVATLATDAGGWRPINRFGLPMIWPLFTQYNEDLGNRLNGGLPADDFATWGSEIGKKMASVVAAYGTSEDPQAYGEKIAHRMFPNIMPYTVGTPASFGFAEWNGRSLTDNAPNVMFSIAANTPIQLGIGKESVTSKPRKTFPYVPVAV, encoded by the coding sequence ATGTCTCATCATCTCGATTCACCCATCGCCCGGCAGGACCTTCGTCTTGACATCACCGATCTCTACGTTTTCCGCGGGGAGACCGGCACTGCATTCGTGCTTGATGTCTGCCATTCAATCGGAAAGCCTCCGATTCCCGGCTGGCATCCGGAGGGAATGTACGAATTCAAGGTCGATCTCAACGGCGACGCGGTTGAAGAACTCACCTACCGCCTGACGTTCGAGGAGCGCGACGCGCAGGGAAAGCAGAAGTACACCATTCGTCGCATTGAAGGGAAAGAGGCGGTCGATCCACACGCAGCTGGTAAGGTCGTGGCCCACGGGACAACGGATGAGACCGTGAGCACTCCATCCGGTCTGCGCGCCTGGGCCGGTCATGCCGGGGACCCTTTCTGGATCGAGCCGGATGTCCTCCATGCCGTTGGTCACGCATTTGAAGACGGAACCAAAGTCGACTTGGCTGGTTGGGATCCGAGCAAGGCGTACAACCTGTTTGCCGGCCACACAGTGTATTCGATCGTCTTGGAAATTCCCGATGCCGACCTGCTCGCTCATGCAGGCGACAAGAAGAAGATCGGCGTTTGGGCGGTTGCCACCCTCGCAACGGATGCGGGCGGATGGCGCCCTATCAACCGTTTTGGTCTTCCGATGATTTGGCCGCTATTCACCCAGTACAACGAAGACCTGGGCAATCGTCTCAATGGCGGTCTTCCGGCCGACGACTTCGCAACCTGGGGAAGCGAAATTGGCAAGAAGATGGCATCCGTAGTTGCCGCCTACGGAACCTCAGAAGACCCACAGGCTTATGGAGAAAAGATCGCGCACCGGATGTTCCCCAACATCATGCCGTATACCGTTGGGACACCGGCATCCTTTGGCTTCGCCGAGTGGAACGGCCGTTCCCTCACGGATAATGCTCCCAACGTCATGTTCTCCATTGCGGCAAACACTCCAATCCAGCTTGGGATCGGCAAAGAGTCAGTCACGTCGAAACCACGAAAGACCTTCCCCTACGTTCCGGTTGCGGTTTAA
- a CDS encoding AAA family ATPase: MLEFPPFRIDLDDQSLIFREDNGHESRISLTPKAFGVLSYLMRHAGRLVTHEELMDAVWPETFVQPEILSGYIRDLRSALGDNARDPKFIETVQRRGYRFIASVQEETPKPVHFAMASHQILVGRDAELSAIEDRFEAVLQGKRQLIFITGEPGIGKTTICLGLVERVARSNGDLDVAWGQCIEGYGGKDPYFPMFQAVGGLCRDAGEPVREILRTKAPTCMVQLSEFLTGEQRDEIQRDVIGATPGRMLREIVEALETIAANHPLILVIEDLQWADNPTIDVISALARSRQPAKILVIATYRPLDVLLADSPIRRLKEDLAAHSLCHELALEPLTEIEIVEYLFAVGAEPETSHPLASVLYRLSEGNPLFIVAALERAIERGSIVQEDDRLALKQPLAKMDLDTPKSLHGLVEAQIDQLGALEQQILEAASVAGPKFTAVLVGAACECDWRDADDVCHRLARGRHIIRPIESAELAETLSPTYEFVHLLYKEALYDRQSKGRRSERHRLIGEKLEELHSSRLGPIAAELAYHFERALDWSRTIRYLSLAAENSLDRYAPQQALDLLQRALDYVPQLPTSQRPEREIQILGRQASLYFALFDARCVEAHKYLADRAAAYGMAEVEIHALRGLAACLEWISSEKCLATVEQALTLSAKLGDPVIKAQVLMDWSVWRAWAGDWSSKTLADIHESFDTLRQIGEPQIIAPSSIAYGMIKWGCSEYRQAQHYIATGMKQLEEFSEEQNPYVSSAYQRAQFFLPASQLYLGDAGMALRQVTSFIEAAEKNGHAFPTMVLHLNRAWIHFFAMDFAGTLKAGEHLPSETGNFGSSSKFLLRSWLVLMGLAKEGLGLHEEALSHLSKARAEMEGHAIMLDWYLRLPLQAALTEVWISKEDVASAREESNLFLGTALSSAELTWRALAWETDARVSIAEKNYERARRSISEALRLVKEQEIPLASWRVYATAARLYREDYGLAARKALLKFADSFAADHPLRAIFLSARAAAEILSEGDAALLP, encoded by the coding sequence ATGTTGGAATTTCCACCATTTCGAATCGACCTTGACGATCAATCCCTGATCTTTCGGGAAGATAACGGCCATGAGTCGCGTATCTCTTTAACACCCAAGGCGTTTGGCGTTCTCAGCTACCTCATGCGTCATGCGGGGCGGCTGGTAACGCACGAAGAATTGATGGATGCCGTATGGCCTGAGACCTTCGTCCAGCCGGAGATTCTCAGCGGCTACATACGTGATTTGCGATCAGCACTCGGCGACAACGCCAGAGATCCTAAGTTTATCGAGACGGTGCAACGCCGCGGATACCGCTTCATCGCAAGCGTGCAGGAAGAAACTCCGAAGCCCGTGCACTTTGCCATGGCTTCACACCAGATACTCGTCGGTCGAGATGCGGAACTCTCCGCGATAGAAGATCGATTCGAGGCTGTTCTTCAGGGAAAACGACAGTTGATTTTCATCACAGGAGAGCCCGGAATTGGAAAGACAACAATATGCCTTGGGCTAGTGGAGCGAGTTGCGAGGTCAAATGGCGATTTGGATGTAGCCTGGGGCCAGTGCATTGAAGGCTATGGTGGAAAAGACCCATACTTCCCCATGTTTCAGGCGGTGGGTGGATTATGTCGCGATGCTGGCGAGCCCGTGCGGGAGATCCTGAGGACAAAAGCCCCTACGTGCATGGTGCAACTTTCTGAATTCCTCACCGGCGAACAAAGGGACGAGATCCAGCGCGATGTCATCGGCGCGACCCCTGGGCGCATGTTGCGCGAGATTGTCGAAGCTCTTGAAACAATTGCCGCCAACCATCCGCTTATTCTGGTCATAGAGGATCTCCAATGGGCAGACAACCCAACAATCGATGTAATTTCCGCGCTCGCGCGCAGCCGACAACCCGCGAAGATTCTCGTGATAGCGACTTACCGTCCTCTCGATGTACTCCTTGCGGATAGCCCAATCAGGCGGCTGAAAGAAGATCTCGCAGCGCATTCGCTCTGCCATGAACTTGCGCTCGAACCGCTCACTGAAATCGAGATTGTCGAATACCTTTTTGCTGTAGGCGCCGAACCAGAAACCAGTCACCCGTTGGCCAGTGTCTTATATCGGTTGTCGGAGGGAAACCCGCTCTTCATCGTCGCAGCGCTGGAGCGTGCCATTGAGCGCGGATCCATTGTCCAGGAGGATGATCGTTTAGCACTGAAGCAGCCGTTGGCCAAGATGGACCTCGACACGCCGAAGAGCTTACACGGCCTTGTGGAAGCGCAGATTGATCAGCTGGGGGCCCTCGAACAGCAAATTTTAGAAGCGGCCAGCGTTGCCGGACCTAAATTTACAGCAGTTTTGGTGGGAGCGGCATGCGAATGCGATTGGAGAGATGCAGATGACGTCTGCCACAGACTGGCCCGCGGAAGACACATCATCCGCCCCATCGAGTCCGCTGAATTGGCAGAAACGCTCTCGCCAACGTACGAGTTTGTACATCTCCTATACAAAGAGGCACTTTATGATCGGCAGTCGAAAGGACGACGTTCAGAACGTCACAGACTGATCGGAGAAAAACTCGAAGAGCTTCACTCCAGCCGCCTCGGTCCAATTGCGGCCGAACTTGCCTATCACTTCGAACGCGCCCTCGATTGGAGCCGGACTATTAGGTACTTGAGTCTGGCTGCAGAGAACTCACTCGATCGATATGCTCCTCAGCAAGCACTCGATCTACTCCAGCGTGCCCTGGACTATGTGCCGCAACTGCCTACTTCCCAACGACCGGAGCGCGAGATCCAAATTCTCGGAAGACAGGCGAGCCTGTATTTTGCCCTCTTCGATGCTCGCTGCGTTGAAGCCCACAAATACCTGGCCGACAGGGCGGCGGCCTATGGGATGGCCGAAGTGGAGATCCACGCTTTGAGGGGCCTGGCAGCCTGCCTTGAATGGATCAGTTCAGAAAAATGTCTGGCGACCGTCGAACAGGCGTTGACTCTTAGTGCCAAGCTCGGCGATCCGGTCATCAAGGCACAGGTTCTGATGGATTGGTCCGTATGGCGGGCGTGGGCGGGAGACTGGAGCAGCAAAACGCTCGCAGACATTCATGAATCGTTTGACACTCTCCGGCAGATCGGCGAGCCCCAAATCATTGCACCCAGTTCGATTGCCTATGGAATGATCAAGTGGGGTTGTTCCGAATACCGGCAAGCTCAGCACTACATCGCAACCGGGATGAAGCAACTCGAAGAGTTTTCAGAAGAACAAAACCCTTATGTCAGTTCTGCATACCAACGGGCTCAGTTCTTCCTGCCGGCCAGCCAACTCTATCTCGGAGATGCGGGGATGGCACTCCGCCAAGTCACTTCCTTCATCGAAGCCGCCGAGAAGAATGGGCACGCCTTCCCGACCATGGTGCTTCATCTCAATCGAGCGTGGATACATTTCTTCGCGATGGATTTTGCCGGGACACTGAAAGCTGGAGAGCATTTGCCGAGCGAAACCGGAAACTTTGGTAGTAGCTCCAAATTCCTTCTCCGTTCCTGGCTCGTGTTGATGGGCCTGGCGAAAGAGGGTTTGGGTTTACATGAAGAAGCTCTAAGTCATTTGTCGAAAGCGCGCGCGGAAATGGAAGGCCACGCAATCATGCTCGATTGGTACCTCCGACTCCCCCTGCAGGCGGCTCTCACCGAGGTTTGGATCAGTAAGGAGGATGTGGCAAGCGCTCGTGAAGAATCAAACCTCTTCTTGGGCACCGCCTTGTCGAGTGCAGAGCTCACTTGGCGCGCTCTCGCGTGGGAAACAGATGCACGGGTATCGATTGCAGAGAAAAACTATGAGCGGGCGCGCCGATCCATTTCCGAAGCGCTGAGGCTTGTGAAAGAGCAGGAGATTCCTTTAGCGAGCTGGCGGGTTTATGCCACTGCTGCCCGACTCTATAGGGAAGATTACGGTCTAGCGGCGAGGAAGGCTCTTCTGAAGTTCGCAGACTCCTTCGCTGCCGATCATCCTCTCCGAGCAATATTCCTCTCCGCACGAGCCGCCGCCGAGATCTTGTCGGAGGGTGATGCAGCACTATTACCCTAG
- a CDS encoding alpha/beta fold hydrolase translates to MSFVTTKDGVEIFYKDWGSGQPIVFHHGWPLSSDDWDAQMLFFVHHGYRVIGFDRRGHGRSTQVSDGHDMDHYAADSAAVCEALDLRNAVHIGHSTGGGEVAAYVARYGKGRVAKAVLMSSVPPIMVKTPSNPDGLPIEVFDGFRKSLADNRAQFYRAVPSGPFYGFNRPGVQPIEGVIENWWRQGMMGGAKAHYDGIKAFSETDFTEDLKSIDVPTLVMHGDDDQIVPYKDAALLSVKLLKHGTLKIYPGFPHGMLTTHADTINADLLEFIRS, encoded by the coding sequence ATGAGCTTTGTCACCACTAAAGACGGCGTTGAAATCTTCTACAAGGATTGGGGATCAGGTCAGCCTATCGTGTTTCACCACGGCTGGCCTCTCAGTTCCGATGACTGGGATGCCCAGATGTTGTTCTTTGTTCACCACGGCTATCGGGTGATCGGATTTGATCGTCGTGGACATGGCCGCTCCACTCAAGTGTCTGACGGCCACGACATGGATCATTATGCGGCTGACTCGGCGGCTGTCTGTGAGGCGTTGGACCTTCGCAATGCCGTGCACATTGGTCACTCCACTGGTGGTGGCGAGGTAGCCGCCTACGTGGCTCGCTATGGCAAGGGGCGCGTCGCCAAGGCTGTGTTGATGTCCTCGGTGCCGCCTATTATGGTCAAGACTCCGAGCAATCCCGATGGCCTGCCCATTGAGGTATTCGATGGATTTCGCAAGAGCCTCGCTGACAACCGCGCACAGTTCTACCGGGCTGTGCCTTCTGGACCGTTCTACGGTTTCAACCGTCCCGGAGTGCAGCCGATTGAGGGCGTAATTGAGAACTGGTGGCGCCAGGGCATGATGGGCGGCGCTAAAGCTCACTATGACGGAATCAAGGCATTTTCTGAGACCGACTTTACCGAAGATCTGAAGAGCATTGACGTGCCGACTCTAGTCATGCACGGCGACGATGATCAGATCGTTCCGTACAAGGACGCAGCCCTGCTATCGGTCAAACTACTCAAACACGGAACCCTAAAGATTTACCCGGGGTTCCCCCACGGCATGCTGACCACGCATGCCGATACGATCAACGCGGATCTCCTCGAATTTATCCGCAGTTAG
- a CDS encoding type IV secretion system DNA-binding domain-containing protein — protein MVGKGQQRLVIGDEIEQVPSLDKRPGYRLTDEGVKNGIARLTRVTASFNDRGLHRVMSEAVYADHEAWEFYQKPVYLSLAFFVLALFVAVPKDRARRMLYKHGRRLRGPELVTTAELNAKLGKSKGLRTQLPDGVMFINEERTWADKLLRKNLSRWARVPRDREAMHFLIVGDSGTGKSAAIRQMLAQIWERNEAGQPEHVAESRCRPSGLALGPENGPMSWLLRSRGNTPNVRTGGRASRGPSNRGNTPMK, from the coding sequence GTGGTTGGTAAGGGCCAGCAGCGGCTTGTGATCGGCGACGAGATCGAGCAGGTTCCATCGCTGGACAAGAGGCCGGGGTACCGGCTGACGGACGAAGGCGTGAAGAATGGCATCGCGCGGCTGACCAGGGTGACTGCGAGCTTCAATGATCGTGGCCTGCACCGGGTGATGAGCGAGGCGGTGTACGCGGATCATGAAGCCTGGGAGTTCTACCAAAAGCCGGTCTATCTCTCGCTGGCGTTCTTCGTTCTGGCGCTGTTCGTGGCGGTTCCCAAAGACCGTGCGCGGCGGATGCTGTACAAGCATGGGCGTCGGTTGCGGGGGCCGGAGCTGGTCACGACAGCGGAGCTGAATGCGAAGCTGGGCAAGTCGAAGGGGCTGAGGACGCAGTTGCCGGATGGGGTCATGTTCATCAACGAAGAGCGAACCTGGGCGGACAAACTCTTGCGTAAAAACCTTAGCCGCTGGGCTCGTGTGCCGAGGGACCGGGAGGCGATGCACTTCCTGATCGTGGGCGACAGCGGGACGGGCAAATCGGCGGCGATCCGGCAGATGCTCGCGCAGATATGGGAGCGCAATGAAGCGGGGCAGCCAGAACACGTGGCTGAATCGCGCTGCCGACCTTCCGGACTTGCATTGGGGCCTGAAAATGGGCCTATGTCGTGGCTGCTGAGGAGCAGGGGCAACACTCCGAATGTCAGGACAGGAGGACGAGCCTCTCGTGGTCCCAGCAACAGAGGAAATACACCCATGAAATAA